In the genome of Xanthobacteraceae bacterium, one region contains:
- a CDS encoding Do family serine endopeptidase: MFRLFAFAALAVSLSLSGANAQPAPKSRQELAFSFSGTVKKAKPSVVNVYALKRTRVNNPLMNDEFFRRFFEGMPRGMPQERVQRSLGSGVIISEDGLVITNFHVIDGADDVRLALSDRREFEADVVLRDPRTDLAVLRIRDAKEKFVPIEFVNSDDIEVGDLVLAIGDPFGVGQTVTQGIISATSRTRVGVADYQFFIQTDAAINPGNSGGALVDIQGRLVGINTAIFSRSGGSHGIGFAIPSNMVRVVLASAQAGNMTVRRPFFGAQLQQVTAEIAQAMRLKRPAGALVASVVPESPAARAGLRAGDVIVAVDGQNVDDPNAVNYRLALRPIGQTAQLSVERGGRAINVTLNLEAAPEKMADEVEIQVPSPFEGVRISNFTPELAMQLRTDADAQGVVVIEVLNNSTAQRLGFRSGDIIINVNGARIETTRDLDRASRQNTREWRVTLSRNGQQRQIMLRN, translated from the coding sequence ATGTTTCGACTGTTTGCGTTCGCTGCGCTCGCCGTCTCTCTCTCGCTGTCCGGCGCAAACGCCCAGCCCGCACCGAAAAGCCGCCAGGAATTGGCGTTCAGCTTTTCCGGCACGGTGAAAAAGGCGAAGCCCTCGGTCGTGAACGTTTATGCGCTGAAGCGCACGCGGGTGAACAACCCGCTCATGAACGACGAATTCTTCCGCCGCTTCTTCGAGGGCATGCCGCGGGGCATGCCGCAGGAGCGGGTGCAGCGTTCGCTCGGCTCCGGCGTCATCATTTCCGAAGACGGGCTGGTGATCACCAACTTCCATGTCATCGACGGCGCGGACGACGTGAGGCTCGCGCTTTCCGACCGGCGCGAATTCGAGGCCGATGTCGTGCTGCGCGATCCGCGCACCGATCTCGCCGTGCTGCGTATCCGCGATGCGAAAGAAAAGTTTGTTCCGATCGAGTTCGTCAATTCCGACGACATCGAAGTCGGCGATCTGGTGCTGGCAATCGGCGATCCGTTCGGCGTCGGCCAAACGGTGACGCAGGGCATCATCTCCGCCACTTCGCGCACCCGCGTCGGCGTCGCCGATTATCAGTTCTTCATCCAGACCGACGCCGCTATCAATCCCGGCAATTCCGGCGGCGCGCTCGTCGACATTCAGGGCAGGCTGGTTGGTATCAATACCGCGATCTTCTCGCGCTCCGGCGGTTCGCACGGCATCGGCTTCGCCATCCCGTCGAACATGGTGCGTGTGGTGCTCGCTTCCGCGCAGGCCGGCAACATGACGGTGCGGCGTCCGTTCTTCGGCGCGCAATTGCAGCAGGTCACCGCCGAGATCGCGCAGGCAATGCGTCTCAAGCGGCCTGCGGGCGCGCTGGTCGCGAGCGTGGTGCCGGAAAGCCCGGCAGCGCGCGCAGGTCTGCGCGCGGGCGATGTGATCGTCGCGGTCGACGGGCAGAACGTGGACGATCCGAATGCGGTGAACTACCGCCTCGCGCTCCGCCCGATCGGGCAGACCGCGCAGCTCAGCGTGGAACGCGGCGGACGGGCCATCAACGTCACGCTCAATCTCGAAGCGGCGCCGGAAAAGATGGCAGACGAGGTCGAGATCCAGGTGCCGTCGCCATTTGAAGGCGTGCGCATTTCCAACTTCACGCCCGAACTCGCGATGCAGCTTCGTACCGATGCGGACGCACAAGGCGTCGTGGTGATCGAGGTGCTGAACAACTCGACCGCGCAACGGCTTGGCTTCCGTTCCGGCGACATCATCATCAATGTCAACGGCGCGAGAATCGAGACCACGCGCGACCTAGACCGCGCGTCGCGGCAGAATACCCGTGAATGGCGCGTGACGTTGTCGCGGAACGGCCAGCAGCGGCAGATCATGCTCCGCAACTAG
- a CDS encoding adenylate kinase, protein MRLVLLGPPGAGKGTQGDRLIERHGITRLSTGDMLRAAVKAGTPVGLKAKDIMARGDLVPDEVVIAIIDDRLKEADVQKGFILDGFPRTVGQAEALDKLLAGKGIKLDAVVELKVDEGALLKRIETRIAEMTARGETIRADDNPEALKKRLDAYRAQTAPLSAYYGKQGTLLEVDGMAAIPAVEAAIDQGLTARKSLN, encoded by the coding sequence ATGAGACTTGTCTTGCTTGGACCGCCGGGTGCCGGAAAAGGCACGCAAGGCGACCGGCTGATCGAGCGGCACGGCATTACCCGCCTGTCCACCGGCGACATGCTGCGCGCGGCGGTGAAGGCTGGTACGCCGGTAGGTCTGAAAGCGAAGGACATCATGGCGCGTGGCGACCTCGTTCCGGACGAGGTCGTGATCGCGATTATCGACGACCGCCTCAAGGAAGCGGACGTGCAGAAGGGTTTCATCCTCGACGGCTTCCCGCGCACGGTCGGTCAGGCCGAAGCGCTCGACAAGCTGCTCGCGGGGAAGGGCATCAAGCTGGATGCCGTGGTCGAACTCAAGGTGGACGAAGGCGCATTGCTCAAGCGCATCGAGACCCGCATCGCGGAAATGACCGCGCGGGGCGAGACCATCCGCGCCGACGACAATCCCGAAGCGCTGAAAAAGCGCCTCGACGCCTACCGCGCCCAGACCGCGCCGCTGTCCGCCTATTACGGCAAGCAGGGCACGCTGCTGGAAGTGGACGGCATGGCTGCGATTCCCGCGGTGGAAGCCGCCATCGACCAGGGCCTGACGGCCCGCAAGTCATTGAATTAG
- the rpsK gene encoding 30S ribosomal protein S11, with translation MAKEQKVVRKRERKNIAAGVAHVAASFNNTMITITDVQGNTIAWSSSGTMGFKGSRKSTPYAAQVAAEDAARKASEHGMRTLEVEVSGPGSGRESALRALQAAGFTVTSIRDVTPIPHNGCRPRKRRRV, from the coding sequence ATGGCGAAAGAGCAGAAAGTCGTCCGCAAGCGCGAGCGCAAGAACATCGCGGCCGGCGTCGCGCATGTCGCGGCTTCGTTCAACAACACGATGATCACCATCACCGACGTGCAGGGCAACACGATTGCCTGGTCGTCGTCGGGCACGATGGGTTTCAAGGGTTCGCGCAAATCGACCCCGTATGCGGCGCAGGTCGCGGCGGAAGACGCCGCGCGCAAGGCATCCGAACACGGCATGCGCACCCTCGAAGTGGAAGTTTCCGGCCCCGGTTCGGGCCGCGAGTCGGCGCTTCGTGCGCTGCAGGCCGCGGGCTTCACCGTTACGTCGATCCGCGACGTGACGCCGATTCCGCATAACGGTTGCCGTCCGCGCAAGCGCCGGCGCGTCTGA
- the rpsN gene encoding 30S ribosomal protein S14 has product MAKKSSIEKNERRRKMAKNTAAKRAKLKAIVMDKKVSIEDRFNAVLKLAQLPRNSAKERVRNRCAVTGRPRATYRKLKMSRLALREYGSKGLIPGLVKSSW; this is encoded by the coding sequence ATGGCGAAGAAGAGTTCAATCGAGAAGAACGAGCGCCGGCGCAAGATGGCCAAGAACACGGCCGCCAAGCGCGCGAAGCTGAAGGCGATCGTCATGGACAAGAAAGTGTCCATCGAAGACCGTTTCAACGCGGTGTTGAAGCTCGCGCAATTGCCGCGCAACTCGGCCAAGGAGCGCGTGCGCAACCGCTGCGCCGTGACCGGCCGTCCGCGCGCGACCTATCGCAAGCTGAAGATGTCGCGTCTCGCGCTCCGTGAATACGGCTCCAAGGGCCTGATTCCGGGCCTCGTGAAGTCGAGCTGGTAA
- the rpmD gene encoding 50S ribosomal protein L30, translated as MAGKKITVEQFGSPIRREAKQQETLIGLGLNKRGKRRELVDTPAVRGMVAKVAHMVRIVEDK; from the coding sequence ATGGCCGGTAAGAAGATCACCGTCGAACAGTTCGGCAGCCCGATCCGCCGCGAGGCCAAGCAGCAGGAAACGCTGATTGGCCTTGGCCTGAACAAGCGCGGCAAGCGGCGCGAGCTGGTGGATACGCCGGCCGTGCGCGGCATGGTCGCGAAGGTCGCGCACATGGTGCGGATCGTCGAAGACAAGTGA
- the rplF gene encoding 50S ribosomal protein L6, producing the protein MSKIGKRPVAIPSGVTATVTGQTVKVKGPKGELSVVLNDNVAPKLDKNQITFEKKGEEKQDQASWGLYRALVNNIVTGVTKGFERKLEINGVGYRAAMAGKNLSLSLGYSHDVTYKVPDGITVATPKPTEIVITGIDKQKVGQVAAEIRSYRPPEPYKGKGVKYADEFIFRKEGKKK; encoded by the coding sequence ATGTCCAAGATCGGAAAACGCCCCGTCGCCATTCCGTCCGGCGTGACCGCTACCGTCACCGGCCAGACCGTGAAGGTAAAGGGTCCGAAGGGCGAGCTTTCGGTCGTGCTCAACGACAACGTTGCGCCGAAGCTCGACAAGAACCAGATCACCTTCGAGAAGAAGGGCGAGGAGAAGCAGGACCAGGCGTCCTGGGGTCTCTATCGCGCGCTGGTGAACAACATCGTGACCGGCGTCACCAAGGGTTTCGAGCGCAAGCTCGAAATCAACGGCGTCGGCTACCGCGCGGCGATGGCCGGCAAGAACCTGAGCCTTTCGCTCGGCTACAGCCACGACGTGACCTACAAGGTTCCGGATGGAATCACGGTTGCGACGCCGAAGCCGACCGAAATCGTGATCACCGGCATCGACAAACAGAAGGTCGGTCAGGTTGCCGCCGAGATCCGCTCGTACCGTCCGCCGGAGCCTTACAAGGGCAAGGGCGTGAAGTACGCCGATGAATTCATCTTCCGCAAGGAAGGCAAGAAGAAGTAA
- the rplO gene encoding 50S ribosomal protein L15, with protein sequence MKLNQIADNEGSRKNRMRIGRGIGSGKGKTGGRGVKGQKARTGVRIKGREGGQMPLHRRLPKRGFNNIFAIEYNEVNLGRIQKAVDAGHIKAGDTVTADSLAKAGVLRRAGNGVRLLGAGELKTKLSFEVAGASKSAIAAVEKAGGSVKQLVVKKADREKPGKMQKKPKKESAK encoded by the coding sequence ATGAAACTCAACCAGATCGCGGACAACGAAGGCTCGCGCAAGAACCGCATGCGCATCGGCCGCGGTATCGGCTCCGGCAAGGGCAAGACCGGCGGCCGCGGCGTGAAGGGTCAGAAGGCGCGTACCGGCGTTCGCATCAAGGGCCGCGAAGGCGGTCAGATGCCGCTGCATCGCCGTCTGCCGAAGCGCGGCTTCAACAACATCTTCGCCATCGAATACAACGAAGTGAACCTCGGCCGCATCCAGAAGGCGGTGGACGCGGGTCACATCAAGGCTGGCGACACTGTCACCGCGGACTCGCTCGCGAAGGCGGGCGTGCTGCGCCGCGCCGGCAACGGCGTGCGTCTGCTCGGTGCCGGCGAACTGAAGACGAAGCTCTCGTTCGAAGTCGCGGGCGCGTCGAAGTCGGCGATTGCCGCGGTGGAGAAGGCGGGCGGCTCGGTGAAGCAGCTTGTCGTGAAAAAGGCCGACCGGGAGAAACCCGGCAAGATGCAGAAGAAGCCGAAGAAGGAATCGGCCAAGTAA
- the rplE gene encoding 50S ribosomal protein L5 produces MAEKDYTPRLKTQFEKTIRSKLVEQFGYSNPFAVPRLDKVVLNMGVGEGASDQKKVTAAANDLTAIAGQKAIITKARKAIANFKLRENIGIGTKVTLRGDRMYEFVDRLVTVALPRVRDFRGLNPKSFDGRGNYTIGIKEHIIFPEIDYDKTESVWGMDIIVCTTAKTDDEARALLAALNFPFRQ; encoded by the coding sequence ATGGCTGAGAAAGATTACACACCGCGTCTGAAGACGCAGTTCGAGAAGACCATCCGCTCGAAACTCGTCGAGCAGTTCGGTTATTCGAATCCGTTCGCCGTGCCGCGGCTCGACAAGGTCGTGCTGAACATGGGCGTGGGCGAGGGTGCGTCGGACCAGAAGAAGGTCACCGCAGCCGCCAACGACCTGACCGCGATTGCCGGCCAGAAGGCCATCATCACGAAGGCCCGCAAGGCGATCGCGAACTTCAAGCTTCGCGAGAACATCGGCATCGGCACGAAGGTCACGCTGCGCGGCGACCGCATGTACGAATTCGTCGATCGTCTGGTCACGGTTGCGCTGCCGCGCGTCCGCGACTTCCGCGGCCTCAACCCGAAGAGCTTCGACGGCCGCGGCAACTACACGATCGGCATCAAGGAACACATCATTTTCCCGGAAATCGACTACGACAAGACGGAGTCGGTCTGGGGCATGGACATCATCGTCTGCACGACGGCGAAAACCGACGACGAGGCGCGCGCTTTGCTCGCGGCTCTGAACTTTCCCTTCCGGCAGTGA
- a CDS encoding YidB family protein, with the protein MKRGLPSMTALLAMLAIAGYQNRDKISEVLGKLNTPGPDGKGPLGGLLEKLGVDTKGTSSGSILGGGLGELLDRFKNAGQGETADSWVKTGDNKSCSPAQLEQALGPDVLETLTQQTGLSREELLSRLCRELPAAVDKYTPDGKVPQAEAEGRA; encoded by the coding sequence ATGAAGCGCGGACTACCTTCCATGACGGCCTTGCTCGCGATGCTGGCCATCGCGGGCTATCAGAACCGGGACAAGATCTCGGAAGTTCTGGGCAAGCTGAATACGCCCGGTCCTGACGGCAAAGGGCCGCTCGGCGGTCTCCTCGAAAAGCTTGGCGTAGACACCAAGGGTACTTCGTCCGGCAGCATCCTCGGCGGCGGCCTCGGCGAATTGCTGGACCGCTTCAAGAATGCGGGACAGGGCGAAACCGCCGACTCGTGGGTGAAGACGGGCGACAACAAGTCGTGCTCGCCGGCGCAGCTCGAACAGGCGCTCGGTCCCGACGTGCTCGAAACGCTGACCCAGCAGACCGGTCTCAGCCGCGAAGAGTTGCTCTCGCGCCTCTGCCGCGAACTGCCCGCGGCCGTCGACAAGTACACGCCGGATGGAAAGGTGCCGCAGGCTGAAGCGGAAGGAAGAGCATAA
- the rpsE gene encoding 30S ribosomal protein S5: protein MAREREEKRGRGKDRDRDREERDGLVDKLVHINRVAKVVKGGKRFGFAALVVVGDQKGRVGFGHGKAREVPEAIRKATDAAKRSLIRVNLRDGRTLHHDVNGHHGAGKVVLRAAPAGTGIIAGGPMRAVFETVGVQDVVAKSFGSSNPYNMVRATFDALKNQDSPRSVAARRGIKVSTLQSRRQGTDAEAAEA, encoded by the coding sequence ATGGCACGCGAAAGAGAAGAGAAACGAGGCCGGGGCAAGGATCGCGATCGCGACCGCGAGGAGCGCGACGGCCTGGTCGACAAGCTGGTCCACATCAACCGTGTTGCGAAGGTCGTGAAGGGCGGTAAGCGCTTCGGCTTCGCAGCGCTCGTCGTTGTCGGCGACCAGAAAGGCCGCGTCGGCTTCGGCCACGGCAAGGCGCGCGAAGTGCCGGAAGCGATCCGCAAGGCGACCGATGCCGCCAAGCGTTCGCTGATCCGCGTTAACCTGCGCGACGGCCGCACGTTGCATCACGACGTCAACGGCCATCACGGCGCCGGCAAGGTCGTGCTGCGCGCGGCTCCGGCCGGTACCGGCATCATCGCCGGCGGCCCGATGCGCGCGGTGTTCGAAACCGTCGGCGTGCAGGATGTCGTCGCCAAGTCGTTCGGCTCGTCGAATCCGTACAACATGGTTCGCGCGACGTTCGATGCGTTGAAGAACCAGGACAGCCCGCGCTCGGTCGCGGCGCGCCGCGGCATCAAGGTCTCGACCTTGCAATCGCGCCGTCAGGGCACCGACGCCGAAGCGGCGGAAGCGTAA
- the rpsM gene encoding 30S ribosomal protein S13: MARIAGVNIPTGKRVVIALQYIHGIGQLRAKKIVDELKIPADRRVNQLTDQEVLQIREMIDRDYVVEGDLRREVTLNIKRLMDLGCYRGLRHRKGLPVHGQRTHTNARTRKGPAKAIAGKKMATR; this comes from the coding sequence TTGGCCCGTATCGCAGGCGTGAACATCCCGACCGGCAAGCGCGTCGTCATCGCGCTTCAGTATATTCATGGCATCGGCCAGCTCCGCGCGAAGAAGATCGTGGACGAGCTGAAGATTCCGGCCGACCGCCGCGTCAACCAGCTTACCGACCAGGAAGTGCTGCAGATCCGCGAAATGATCGACCGCGACTATGTCGTGGAAGGCGATCTGCGCCGTGAAGTCACGCTCAACATCAAGCGTCTGATGGACCTCGGCTGCTATCGCGGCCTGCGTCACCGCAAGGGTCTGCCGGTTCACGGTCAGCGCACCCACACGAATGCGCGCACGCGCAAAGGCCCGGCGAAGGCGATTGCCGGCAAGAAGATGGCCACGCGCTAA
- the rplR gene encoding 50S ribosomal protein L18 yields MASVKDRTRAKRRTASVRRSLKASAYGRPRLSVHRSGMNIYAQVIDDAKGATLASASSLEKDMRGKLKSGANVEAAKAVGSLIAERAKAKGVKEVIFDRGAYRFHGRVKALADAAREGGLSF; encoded by the coding sequence ATGGCATCGGTCAAGGATCGCACTCGCGCAAAGCGCCGCACCGCAAGCGTGCGCCGCTCGCTGAAAGCGTCGGCTTACGGCCGTCCGCGCCTGTCGGTTCACCGCTCAGGCATGAACATCTATGCGCAGGTCATCGACGACGCGAAGGGAGCGACGCTCGCTTCCGCTTCGTCGCTGGAAAAGGACATGCGCGGCAAATTGAAGTCGGGCGCGAATGTCGAGGCCGCGAAAGCGGTCGGCAGCCTGATCGCCGAACGCGCGAAAGCGAAAGGCGTGAAGGAAGTCATCTTCGACCGCGGCGCCTATCGCTTTCACGGCCGCGTCAAGGCACTCGCCGACGCGGCGCGTGAAGGCGGATTGAGTTTCTAA
- the secY gene encoding preprotein translocase subunit SecY — translation MASAAEQLAANLNFSALAKADDLKKRIWFTLGALLVYRLGTFIPMPGIDPVAFANAFNQARGGILGLFNMFSGGAVERMAIFALNIMPYISASIILQLLTTVSPTLEALKKEGEQGRKVINQYTRYLTVLLAALQAYGIAVGLEGGQGGIVSNPGWFFRLSTVITLTGGTVFLMWLGEQITARGIGNGISLIIFAGIVAELPGALAGLLELGRTGGISTVVIIGIILIAVAAIYFIVFMERAQRRLLIQYPKRQIGNRMFEGQSSHLPLKLNSSGVIPPIFASSLLLVPTTVAQFSQGSGPEWLNYMTTLLAHGRPTYMTIYVLLIVFFAFFYTAIVFNPVETADNLKKHGGFIPGIRPGENTAKYIDYVLTRITVVGAAYLSIVCLLPELMVAYWAVPFYFGGTSLLIVVSVTMDTVSQVQGYLLAHQYEGLIKKSKLRGARR, via the coding sequence ATGGCGTCGGCAGCCGAACAACTCGCGGCAAATCTGAACTTCAGCGCGCTCGCGAAAGCGGACGATCTGAAGAAGCGCATCTGGTTCACGCTGGGTGCGCTGCTGGTCTATCGTCTCGGCACCTTCATCCCGATGCCGGGTATCGATCCGGTCGCGTTCGCGAACGCCTTCAATCAGGCGCGCGGCGGCATCCTCGGCCTGTTCAACATGTTTTCCGGCGGCGCAGTCGAGCGCATGGCGATCTTCGCGCTCAACATCATGCCGTACATCTCGGCGTCGATCATTCTGCAACTGCTGACCACCGTTTCGCCGACGCTCGAAGCCTTGAAGAAGGAAGGCGAGCAGGGCCGCAAGGTCATCAACCAGTACACGCGCTATCTCACCGTGCTGCTCGCAGCCTTGCAGGCCTACGGCATCGCGGTCGGTCTTGAAGGCGGGCAGGGCGGCATCGTGTCGAATCCGGGCTGGTTCTTCCGGCTCTCGACGGTGATCACGCTCACCGGCGGCACCGTGTTCCTGATGTGGCTCGGCGAACAGATCACCGCGCGCGGCATCGGTAACGGCATCTCGCTGATCATCTTCGCCGGTATCGTTGCGGAATTGCCGGGCGCGCTGGCAGGTCTGCTCGAACTCGGCCGGACCGGCGGTATTTCCACCGTAGTCATCATCGGCATCATTCTGATTGCGGTCGCCGCGATCTACTTCATCGTGTTCATGGAGCGCGCACAGCGCCGTCTCCTGATCCAGTATCCGAAGCGCCAGATCGGCAACCGCATGTTCGAGGGCCAAAGCTCGCACCTGCCGCTGAAGCTGAACTCGTCGGGTGTGATCCCGCCGATTTTCGCGTCGTCGCTGTTGCTGGTGCCGACCACGGTTGCGCAGTTCAGTCAGGGCTCCGGCCCGGAATGGCTGAACTACATGACCACGCTGCTCGCGCACGGCCGTCCGACCTACATGACGATCTACGTGCTGCTGATCGTGTTCTTCGCGTTCTTCTATACCGCGATCGTGTTCAATCCGGTCGAGACCGCGGACAACCTGAAGAAGCACGGCGGCTTCATTCCGGGCATCCGTCCGGGCGAGAACACCGCGAAATACATCGACTACGTGCTGACGCGCATCACAGTCGTCGGCGCTGCTTATCTCTCGATCGTCTGTCTGCTGCCCGAACTCATGGTCGCGTACTGGGCGGTGCCGTTCTACTTCGGCGGCACCTCGCTCCTGATCGTGGTCTCGGTGACGATGGACACGGTTTCGCAGGTGCAGGGCTATCTGCTCGCGCACCAGTACGAAGGCCTGATCAAGAAGTCGAAGCTGCGCGGGGCGCGGCGATGA
- a CDS encoding GlsB/YeaQ/YmgE family stress response membrane protein: MGILWTIVIGFVAGILAKFIMPGDNEPKGFVLTTILGIVGAFVATWLGQALGWYSAGQGAGFIGATVGAVILLALWGVVSKQRSA; encoded by the coding sequence ATGGGAATCCTCTGGACCATCGTCATCGGCTTCGTCGCGGGCATCCTCGCGAAGTTCATCATGCCGGGCGATAACGAGCCGAAGGGCTTCGTGCTGACCACGATCCTCGGCATTGTCGGCGCATTCGTCGCGACCTGGCTTGGACAGGCTCTCGGCTGGTACAGCGCAGGGCAGGGTGCAGGCTTCATCGGCGCAACCGTCGGTGCCGTCATCCTGCTGGCCCTCTGGGGCGTGGTCTCGAAGCAGCGCAGCGCGTAA
- a CDS encoding DNA-directed RNA polymerase subunit alpha, producing MTTVIQKNWQELIKPEKLNVQGGTDPKRFATVVAEPLERGFGLTLGNALRRILLSSLQGAAVTSVQIDGVLHEFSSIPGVREDVTDVVLNIKDIAIKMQGEGPKRMVVKKTGPGVVTAGDIQTVGDVQVLNPDLPLCTLDEGAEIRMEFTVNTGKGYVASDRNRTEDSPIGLIPVDSLYSPVRKVSYRVENTREGQILDYDKLTMTIETNGSISPEDALAYSARILQDQLNIFVNFEEPRREVEAAPMQELPFPPAMLKKVDELELSVRSANCLKNDNIVYIGDLIQKSEAEMLRTPNFGRKSLNEIKEVLATMGLHLGMEVQGWPPENIEELAKRFEDHY from the coding sequence ATGACGACCGTGATCCAGAAGAACTGGCAAGAGCTGATCAAGCCCGAGAAGCTCAATGTGCAGGGCGGCACCGATCCGAAGCGCTTCGCGACCGTGGTCGCGGAACCGCTGGAGCGCGGTTTCGGCCTGACACTCGGCAACGCACTGCGCCGGATTCTTCTCTCCTCTTTGCAGGGCGCGGCCGTGACCTCGGTGCAGATCGACGGCGTGCTGCACGAGTTCTCCTCGATCCCCGGCGTGCGCGAAGACGTCACCGACGTCGTCCTCAACATCAAGGACATCGCGATCAAGATGCAGGGCGAAGGCCCGAAGCGTATGGTCGTGAAGAAGACCGGTCCCGGCGTCGTTACCGCCGGCGACATCCAGACCGTCGGCGACGTGCAGGTGCTGAACCCCGATCTGCCGCTCTGCACCCTCGACGAGGGCGCGGAAATCCGCATGGAGTTCACGGTCAACACCGGCAAGGGTTACGTCGCTTCCGACCGCAACCGCACGGAAGATAGTCCGATCGGCCTGATCCCGGTGGACAGCCTCTATTCGCCGGTGCGCAAGGTTTCGTACCGCGTCGAGAACACCCGCGAGGGCCAGATCCTCGACTACGACAAGCTGACCATGACGATCGAGACCAACGGTTCGATCTCGCCGGAAGACGCGCTCGCTTACTCGGCGCGCATCCTGCAAGACCAGCTCAACATCTTCGTCAACTTCGAAGAGCCGCGCCGCGAAGTCGAAGCCGCGCCGATGCAGGAACTGCCGTTCCCGCCCGCCATGCTCAAGAAGGTGGACGAACTCGAACTTTCGGTTCGCTCGGCGAACTGTTTGAAGAACGACAACATCGTCTACATCGGCGACCTGATCCAGAAGTCGGAAGCGGAAATGCTCCGCACCCCGAACTTCGGCCGCAAGTCGCTGAACGAAATCAAGGAAGTGCTCGCGACGATGGGCCTCCATCTCGGCATGGAAGTGCAGGGCTGGCCGCCGGAGAACATCGAAGAACTCGCGAAGCGTTTCGAGGACCATTACTGA
- the rplX gene encoding 50S ribosomal protein L24 produces MAAKIRKGDKVIVLTGRDKGKSGEVIEVQVSESRALVRGINMVRRHQRQSAKTEGGIVNKESPIHLSNIALADPKDSKKATRIGFKVLNDGRKVRVARRSGEQIDG; encoded by the coding sequence ATGGCCGCGAAGATCAGAAAAGGCGACAAGGTCATCGTCCTGACCGGCCGCGACAAGGGCAAGTCGGGCGAAGTGATCGAAGTACAGGTCTCGGAAAGCCGTGCGCTGGTTCGCGGCATCAACATGGTGCGCCGTCACCAGCGCCAGTCGGCGAAGACCGAAGGCGGCATCGTGAACAAGGAATCGCCGATCCACCTGTCGAACATCGCGCTGGCCGATCCGAAGGACAGCAAGAAAGCGACGCGGATCGGATTCAAGGTTTTGAATGACGGGCGCAAGGTGCGCGTGGCACGCCGCTCGGGAGAGCAGATCGATGGCTGA
- the rpsH gene encoding 30S ribosomal protein S8: protein MALHDPLGDMLTRIRNAQMRKRDRVSTPGSSFRARVLDVLKDEGYIRGYSTTEFGNGRTEFDVELKYAEGGPAIREIARVSKPGRRVYASVDALPRVNNGLGIAILSTPKGVMADHNAREQNVGGEILCTVF, encoded by the coding sequence ATGGCATTGCACGATCCGCTCGGCGATATGCTGACCCGCATCCGCAACGCGCAGATGCGCAAGCGCGACCGCGTTTCCACGCCCGGTTCCTCGTTCCGTGCGCGCGTTCTCGACGTGCTCAAGGACGAAGGCTACATCCGCGGCTACTCGACTACCGAGTTCGGCAATGGCCGGACCGAGTTCGACGTCGAACTGAAATACGCCGAAGGCGGGCCTGCGATCCGCGAGATCGCGCGCGTCTCCAAGCCGGGCCGTCGCGTTTACGCGTCGGTCGATGCGCTGCCGCGCGTCAACAACGGCCTCGGCATTGCGATCCTGTCCACGCCGAAGGGCGTGATGGCTGACCACAACGCCCGCGAACAGAACGTCGGCGGCGAAATTCTCTGCACGGTGTTCTGA
- the rplQ gene encoding 50S ribosomal protein L17, translating into MRHGKAHRRFNRRPEHRKAMLANMAASLITHEQIVTTLPKAKDIRPIVEKLVTLGKKGSLHARRQAISEMRDRDAVKKLFETIAPRYRERNGGYLRIIKAGYRHGDMAPVAVIEFVDRDESAKGKADLARHSEWLKTQPKEEPQNVPA; encoded by the coding sequence ATGCGTCACGGCAAGGCACACCGCCGCTTCAACCGCCGCCCGGAACACCGGAAGGCGATGCTCGCCAACATGGCGGCCTCGCTCATCACCCATGAGCAGATCGTCACCACGCTTCCCAAAGCGAAGGACATCCGTCCGATCGTCGAGAAGCTGGTCACGCTCGGCAAGAAGGGCAGCCTGCACGCGCGCCGTCAGGCCATCTCCGAAATGCGCGACCGCGACGCGGTGAAGAAACTGTTCGAGACCATCGCGCCGCGCTACAGGGAGCGCAACGGCGGGTATCTGCGCATCATCAAGGCCGGCTACCGCCACGGCGACATGGCGCCGGTCGCGGTGATCGAATTCGTGGACCGCGACGAGAGCGCCAAGGGCAAGGCCGATCTCGCCCGCCACTCCGAGTGGCTGAAGACCCAGCCGAAGGAAGAGCCGCAGAACGTTCCCGCGTAA